One stretch of Epinephelus lanceolatus isolate andai-2023 chromosome 15, ASM4190304v1, whole genome shotgun sequence DNA includes these proteins:
- the LOC117267004 gene encoding uncharacterized protein LOC117267004, which translates to MVKGEITGCNFEGGFSSLVYDGNLHDEEQPSYPQSNQNRQPVSTYRKSPGGLNRPAAVSLALLAAVLLMVDIGLGVHYNKLPDTRPNDTERISNELAKLQDTYKAAVESLDSAKKQLDSEMSRQIPTEWELEHQTRRSTKYKEQFVTKTEEAAKLKYQIEIMSNGCKYCPPRWIFLNSVCYYFPFSESDGVKTWQKARDYCQMYGGDLAVIDSKDKEKATVNHLLDNNKYRPNPTMGLWIGLKNFPKEDTWRWVDGRALVEGYWGDGEPNSNKQGDSDCGVVHAKENFFKAWNDVRCGQKQKWICEKAPNYTT; encoded by the exons ATGGTAAAGGGAGAAATCACTGGTTGTAATTTTGAAGGTGGGTTCAGCTCACTGGTATATGATGGGAACCTGCATGATGAGGAGCAACCTTCTTACCCCCAATCTAACCAAAACAGGCAACCAG TGTCGACGTACAGAAAATCACCTGGGGGACTTAACAGACCGGCTGCAGTGAGCCTGGCGCtacttgctgctgttttactaATGGTTGATATCGGCCTGGGGGTTCACT ACAACAAACTCCCAGATACCAGACCTAATGATACAGAACGCATCAGCAACGAGTTGGCCAAACTCCAGGATACTTACAAGGCTGCAGTCGAATCATTAGACAGTGCCAAGAAGCAGCTGGACAGTGAGATGAGTCGTCAGATTCCAACAGAATGGGAGCTTGAACACCAGACAAGAAGAAGCACAAAGTATAAAGAGCAGTTTGTTACAAAGACTGAGGAAGCTGCAAAACTGAAATACCAAATAGAAATAATGA GCAATGGCTGCAAATACTGTCCACCAAGATGGATTTTCTTGAACTCAGTGTGTTACTACTTCCCATTCTCGGAAAGTGACGGGGTCAAAACATGGCAAAAAGCGAGAGATTACTGCCAGATGTACGGAGGTGACCTTGCAGTTATAGACAGCAAAGACAAAGAG AAGGCAACTGTAAACCACTTACTGGATAACAACAAATACCGCCCAAACCCCACTATGGGCCTCTGGATTGGACTGAAGAATTTCCCCAAAGAAGACACTTGGAGATGGGTGGATGGAAGAGCACTGGTTGAAGG GTACTGGGGTGATGGAGAGCCAAACAGTAACAAACAAGGTGACTCTGACTGTGGAGTTGTACATGCCAAAGAAAACTTCTTCAAGGCTTGGAACGATGTTAGATgtggacaaaaacagaaatggatTTGTGAAAAAGCCCCAAATTATACAACTTAA